A portion of the Polaribacter cellanae genome contains these proteins:
- a CDS encoding alginate export family protein, with translation MTKISKLLFFVFIATISTAHAQFKIDAEIRPRFEYRHGFSDLIPDNADPAAFISQRTRLNTSYLTNNLNFYISLQDVRVWGDVPQLNISDDSGLTVHQAFAEFLLNPDISVKLGRQEVSYDDQRIFGSVNWAQQARSHDMVLFKYRKNAFKLDVGMALNQDKEANTGTILTTPKTYKAMQFAWLHKDWTNFSGSLLFLNNGKQFKNQTKYSQTIGTHLIYKETKFAANANLYYQFGKDASLADNDLNAYLLGLEGSYKVTNNTLLALGIELQSGNENGAPSNGKNKAFSPFYGTNHKFNGFMDYFYVGNHANNVGLLDIYAKANFKLNAKSSLTAFVHQFSAAEDINNTVSKNLGTELDLVYGYNLSKDIKINAGYSQMFASKGMEVLKGNSDGNTNNWGWLMVTIKPTLFSK, from the coding sequence ATGACTAAAATTAGCAAACTTTTATTTTTTGTTTTTATAGCAACAATTTCTACAGCACACGCGCAATTTAAAATTGATGCAGAAATAAGACCTCGTTTTGAGTACAGACATGGTTTTTCAGATTTAATTCCAGACAATGCAGATCCTGCCGCATTTATATCACAAAGAACTAGATTAAATACCTCTTACTTAACAAATAATTTAAACTTTTATATCAGTTTACAAGATGTTAGAGTTTGGGGTGATGTACCACAATTAAATATATCAGACGATAGTGGATTGACAGTTCATCAAGCGTTTGCAGAGTTTTTATTAAACCCAGATATATCTGTAAAACTAGGGCGACAAGAAGTTTCTTACGACGACCAAAGAATTTTTGGGAGCGTAAACTGGGCACAACAAGCTAGAAGCCATGATATGGTGTTGTTTAAATATCGGAAAAATGCATTTAAGTTAGATGTAGGTATGGCTTTAAATCAAGATAAAGAAGCAAACACAGGTACAATTTTAACAACTCCAAAAACATACAAAGCAATGCAATTTGCTTGGTTGCATAAAGATTGGACTAATTTTTCTGGTAGTTTACTATTCTTAAACAACGGAAAGCAGTTTAAAAATCAAACAAAATACAGCCAAACTATTGGAACACATTTAATCTATAAAGAAACTAAATTTGCAGCAAATGCAAACTTGTATTATCAATTTGGTAAAGATGCTAGCCTTGCTGATAACGATTTGAATGCCTATTTATTGGGTTTAGAAGGTTCTTACAAAGTTACCAATAACACACTATTAGCTTTAGGTATTGAGTTGCAAAGTGGTAACGAAAATGGGGCACCAAGTAATGGAAAGAACAAAGCTTTCTCCCCTTTTTATGGAACCAATCACAAATTTAATGGGTTTATGGATTATTTCTACGTGGGTAACCACGCAAACAATGTTGGTTTGTTAGACATCTATGCAAAAGCAAACTTTAAGCTAAATGCTAAATCGAGCTTAACAGCATTTGTACACCAATTTTCTGCTGCAGAAGACATTAATAATACCGTTTCAAAAAATTTAGGAACAGAACTAGACTTGGTTTATGGTTATAATTTATCTAAGGATATAAAAATAAATGCAGGATACTCTCAAATGTTTGCATCTAAAGGAATGGAGGTTTTAAAAGGAAATTCAGACGGAAACACAAACAATTGGGGGTGGTTAATGGTAACAATAAAACCTACACTGTTTAGCAAATAA
- a CDS encoding molybdopterin-dependent oxidoreductase, with amino-acid sequence MATSLTSRRSFIKKMAATAAMTAAATMFPGIIFASEQLEGIPNEANLDWKKGPCRFCGVGCGILVGVDNGKAVAVKGDPNSSVNRGLLCVKGYHQTMCIQAKDRLEYALVKKNGRYVKTPISEALDIVANRMKETIATHGKDSVAMYTSGQSTIPEGYVASKFMKGAIGTNNLDCNARLCMASAVAGFLTTFGADEPMGCYEDFDHADYYITWGNNMAEMHPVLFSRMLEQKNKRGAKIIDFATRTTRSSTASDKSILFEPQTDLAVGNAICYEIVNNGWVNKSFIEKHCNFSKGLTKMGYGMEDKYKFKDKPTKINFDQYKTFLEDYTPEKVAKYSKVSVKDIKYLAAIYGDPNKKVMSLWCMGVNQHTRGTWMNNIIYNIHLLTGKISQPGNSPFSLTGQPSACGTAREVGTFTHKLPKGVVMNPKHRELAAKIWKVPVENIPSKPTYHTTEMFRAVDRGDIKFIWTQAVNPLVSLPRTSRFRPGMEKKSCFVVVSDVFPTPTTDVADVILPAAWHIEKSGLYGNSERRTQHWDKMVEAPGDATPDAWMFIEVAKRMGFGDLFPYSKENHVEEIFNEYRQFHEGKKHGMAPLEVLKKESGAIWPYVNGKSTQWRFNAKYDPACKEGSEFDFYGKPDGKAVIWQRPYEPAAESPDKEYPFWLNTGRVIEHWHTGSMTRRIPVLHKAMPYAYVEFHPKDAKALGIRNGEKIKVTSRRGTCILPASINERGLPTQGQVFVPFFDENMLINDVTLDAFCPISKEPDYKKCAVKVEKA; translated from the coding sequence ATGGCAACATCTCTAACAAGTAGACGAAGTTTTATAAAAAAAATGGCAGCTACAGCAGCAATGACAGCAGCTGCAACTATGTTCCCTGGAATTATATTTGCGAGTGAACAATTAGAAGGAATTCCTAACGAAGCAAATCTAGACTGGAAAAAAGGACCTTGTCGTTTTTGTGGTGTAGGTTGTGGTATTTTGGTGGGTGTAGATAATGGAAAAGCAGTGGCTGTAAAAGGAGACCCAAATTCTTCTGTTAATAGAGGGTTACTTTGTGTAAAAGGATATCACCAAACTATGTGTATTCAAGCCAAAGATAGGTTAGAATATGCTTTGGTAAAAAAGAATGGCAGATATGTAAAAACGCCAATAAGCGAAGCTTTAGATATTGTTGCCAATAGAATGAAAGAAACCATTGCAACACATGGTAAAGATTCAGTGGCAATGTATACTTCTGGGCAATCTACAATTCCAGAAGGTTATGTAGCTTCTAAATTTATGAAAGGTGCCATTGGTACCAATAACTTAGATTGTAATGCGCGATTATGTATGGCAAGTGCTGTTGCAGGATTTTTAACAACTTTTGGTGCAGATGAGCCAATGGGTTGTTATGAAGATTTCGACCATGCAGATTACTATATTACTTGGGGTAATAATATGGCAGAAATGCATCCAGTATTATTCTCAAGAATGCTAGAGCAAAAAAATAAAAGAGGCGCTAAAATAATTGATTTCGCGACAAGAACTACACGTTCAAGTACAGCTTCAGATAAATCAATATTATTTGAGCCACAAACAGATTTAGCTGTTGGAAACGCTATTTGTTACGAAATAGTTAATAATGGTTGGGTTAATAAATCGTTTATCGAAAAGCACTGTAACTTTAGTAAAGGACTTACTAAAATGGGTTATGGTATGGAAGATAAATATAAATTTAAAGACAAACCAACAAAAATAAATTTCGACCAATACAAGACATTTTTAGAAGATTATACTCCAGAAAAAGTAGCAAAATACTCTAAAGTTTCTGTAAAAGATATTAAATATTTAGCGGCAATTTATGGAGATCCAAATAAAAAAGTAATGTCACTTTGGTGTATGGGAGTAAACCAGCACACTAGAGGAACTTGGATGAATAACATTATTTATAATATTCATTTGTTAACAGGTAAAATTTCTCAACCGGGAAATAGTCCATTTTCTTTAACAGGACAGCCTTCTGCCTGTGGAACTGCTCGTGAAGTTGGTACATTTACACACAAATTACCAAAAGGTGTGGTAATGAATCCTAAACACAGAGAATTAGCAGCCAAAATTTGGAAAGTCCCTGTTGAAAATATCCCTTCGAAACCAACCTATCATACAACAGAAATGTTTAGGGCTGTAGATAGAGGAGATATTAAATTTATTTGGACCCAAGCAGTAAATCCTCTAGTTTCTTTACCAAGAACCAGTAGATTTCGCCCAGGAATGGAAAAAAAATCTTGTTTTGTAGTAGTTTCTGATGTTTTTCCAACACCAACAACAGATGTTGCAGATGTAATTTTACCAGCAGCTTGGCATATCGAAAAATCTGGTTTATATGGAAATTCCGAAAGAAGAACACAACATTGGGATAAAATGGTAGAAGCTCCAGGTGATGCAACCCCTGATGCTTGGATGTTTATCGAGGTTGCAAAACGAATGGGGTTTGGAGATTTATTTCCTTACTCTAAAGAAAACCACGTAGAAGAAATATTTAACGAATATCGACAATTTCATGAAGGAAAAAAACATGGAATGGCTCCTTTAGAAGTTTTAAAGAAAGAATCTGGTGCAATTTGGCCTTACGTAAATGGAAAATCTACACAATGGCGATTTAATGCAAAATACGATCCTGCTTGTAAAGAAGGTTCAGAATTCGATTTTTACGGAAAACCAGATGGTAAAGCAGTTATTTGGCAACGTCCTTACGAACCAGCAGCAGAGTCGCCAGATAAAGAATATCCTTTTTGGCTAAATACAGGTAGAGTTATAGAACACTGGCATACAGGTTCTATGACACGTAGAATTCCAGTTTTACACAAAGCAATGCCATATGCGTATGTAGAGTTTCATCCAAAAGATGCAAAAGCATTAGGCATTAGAAATGGCGAAAAAATAAAAGTAACCTCAAGAAGAGGTACTTGTATATTGCCAGCTTCTATTAACGAAAGAGGATTGCCAACTCAGGGTCAGGTTTTTGTGCCATTTTTTGATGAAAATATGTTAATTAACGATGTTACGTTAGACGCATTTTGCCCTATTTCTAAAGAACCAGATTATAAGAAATGTGCGGTTAAAGTAGAAAAAGCCTAA
- a CDS encoding nitrate reductase cytochrome c-type subunit has protein sequence MKKRLGIISLFIILFIAFIVVWNFSYQTGQEEAYIPIEDNSTIKVIPSEAGTFRRSEYALDYANMPVDKNHQRTLDTYYNNRSYHGAPPSIPHPVKEEMLIGENTCLQCHENGGFVQKFNAYAPVTPHPEMVNCRQCHVIEKTNETFKPFEFRKVKAPKVGVNNALVTSPPVMPHQLQMHENCLSCHAGPSAPKEIRVSHPERVNCRQCHVLNNKETTDIGIFIKKLKDEK, from the coding sequence ATGAAAAAGAGATTAGGAATCATATCATTATTTATAATTCTATTTATTGCATTTATTGTGGTTTGGAATTTCAGCTATCAAACAGGTCAGGAAGAAGCATATATTCCTATCGAAGATAATAGCACTATAAAAGTAATTCCATCTGAAGCAGGTACTTTTAGAAGATCTGAATATGCGTTAGATTACGCAAATATGCCTGTGGATAAAAATCATCAAAGAACTTTAGATACATATTATAATAACAGATCATATCATGGAGCTCCACCAAGCATTCCTCATCCAGTAAAAGAAGAAATGCTCATTGGAGAAAACACCTGTTTACAATGCCATGAAAATGGTGGTTTTGTACAAAAATTTAATGCCTATGCACCTGTAACTCCACACCCAGAAATGGTAAATTGTAGACAATGTCATGTAATAGAAAAAACAAACGAAACTTTTAAGCCTTTTGAGTTTAGAAAAGTAAAAGCTCCAAAAGTAGGCGTTAACAATGCTTTGGTTACAAGTCCGCCAGTAATGCCACATCAGTTACAAATGCACGAAAACTGTTTGTCTTGTCATGCTGGACCAAGTGCACCAAAAGAAATTAGAGTTTCGCATCCAGAAAGAGTTAATTGTAGACAATGCCATGTTTTAAATAATAAAGAAACGACAGATATAGGAATTTTTATAAAAAAGTTAAAAGATGAAAAGTAG
- a CDS encoding cytochrome c3 family protein, translating into MKSRKNIQILGFLFLSILASSCGHKEEKYHSVNDRIKVEGKNYHGTSISSEAFLGDGEFVEITEGEHTFLIPERKGKIKLYACIECHSKPLKELQGKVIKKAHWNIELNHANSNTMNCATCHNSKDMNSLKSITGNKIDFNKSYQLCNQCHTKQFEDWKGGAHGKRIGGWAPPRASMTCVNCHNPHKPHIESRWPSRFNTQTEKERK; encoded by the coding sequence ATGAAAAGTAGAAAAAACATACAGATTTTAGGATTTCTATTTTTATCGATTTTAGCATCTTCTTGTGGTCATAAAGAAGAAAAATACCATAGTGTAAATGATAGAATTAAAGTTGAAGGTAAAAACTATCATGGAACTTCTATTTCGTCAGAAGCATTTTTGGGTGATGGAGAATTTGTAGAAATAACTGAAGGCGAACACACTTTTTTAATTCCTGAAAGAAAAGGAAAGATAAAATTATATGCTTGTATAGAATGTCATTCTAAACCCTTAAAAGAGTTGCAAGGGAAAGTTATTAAAAAAGCACATTGGAATATCGAATTAAACCACGCAAATTCAAATACAATGAACTGTGCTACATGTCATAACAGCAAAGACATGAATAGTTTAAAAAGTATTACAGGAAATAAAATAGACTTTAATAAGAGTTACCAATTATGTAACCAATGTCACACCAAACAATTCGAAGATTGGAAAGGGGGCGCACATGGAAAACGTATTGGAGGTTGGGCACCACCAAGAGCATCTATGACTTGTGTAAACTGTCATAACCCACACAAACCTCATATAGAAAGTAGGTGGCCATCGCGTTTTAACACGCAAACAGAAAAAGAACGTAAATAA
- a CDS encoding 4Fe-4S dicluster domain-containing protein: MSDNKKWFTLNLNSTKKQISGATCGCGKTEGGCNSHEPKEELSANEFFEAAVDASIGDERKKDGFDQVFDVKMNRRTAFKQLTASLLIGAGAVTTSCSTVTGSKTKEKAQIDWEEQFKGNYKLMNDKEKSETVDRLVRSYQLRTGKNISMSSKNAEKDVLFGYAFNISKCQGYMDCVNACVEENNQDRNSEMQYIRIHEMKDGKGFNFNEADDNYYHEVPAEGHFYMGTQCFHCDNPPCVEVCPVQATWREEDGLVVIDYDWCVGCRYCMAACPYDGRRFNWSKPEVPEAEVNHNQHYLGNRMRKKGVMEKCTFCVQRSRAGKNPACVEACPTGARVFGNLLDPNSTIRWVLENKKVFRLKEDLGTEPKFWYYMD, translated from the coding sequence ATGAGTGATAATAAGAAATGGTTTACCTTAAATTTAAATAGCACAAAAAAACAAATTTCTGGTGCTACTTGTGGCTGTGGAAAAACAGAAGGTGGTTGTAACTCACACGAACCTAAAGAAGAATTAAGTGCAAACGAGTTTTTTGAAGCTGCAGTAGATGCGTCTATTGGAGACGAACGTAAAAAAGATGGTTTCGACCAAGTTTTCGACGTAAAAATGAATCGAAGAACTGCCTTTAAACAATTAACAGCAAGCTTATTAATTGGTGCAGGAGCTGTAACTACTTCTTGTAGCACAGTAACTGGCAGTAAAACCAAAGAAAAAGCACAAATAGATTGGGAAGAGCAATTTAAAGGAAACTACAAATTGATGAACGATAAAGAGAAGAGCGAAACTGTAGACAGGTTGGTTCGATCTTATCAATTACGTACTGGAAAAAACATTAGCATGTCTTCTAAAAACGCAGAAAAAGATGTGTTATTTGGTTATGCTTTTAACATTTCTAAGTGCCAAGGATATATGGATTGTGTGAATGCTTGTGTTGAGGAAAACAACCAAGATAGAAATTCGGAAATGCAATACATTCGTATTCATGAAATGAAAGACGGAAAAGGTTTCAACTTTAATGAAGCAGACGATAATTATTATCACGAAGTTCCTGCAGAAGGCCATTTTTATATGGGAACACAATGTTTTCATTGCGATAACCCACCTTGTGTAGAGGTTTGTCCTGTACAAGCAACTTGGAGAGAAGAAGATGGTTTAGTTGTAATCGATTACGATTGGTGTGTAGGTTGTAGATATTGTATGGCCGCTTGTCCTTATGATGGAAGACGTTTCAATTGGAGCAAACCAGAAGTTCCAGAAGCAGAAGTAAACCACAATCAACATTATTTAGGAAACCGAATGCGTAAAAAAGGAGTCATGGAAAAATGTACATTTTGTGTACAACGTTCTAGAGCAGGAAAAAACCCAGCATGTGTAGAAGCTTGCCCAACAGGAGCAAGAGTTTTTGGAAATTTATTAGATCCAAATAGTACCATTAGATGGGTTTTAGAAAATAAAAAAGTATTCCGTTTAAAAGAAGATTTAGGTACAGAACCTAAATTTTGGTATTACATGGATTAA
- the dsrP gene encoding sulfate reduction electron transfer complex DsrMKJOP subunit DsrP, which produces MKQLKVFKSLVKDSLDVITSGSITYHIWMASLTIIMLTGMYCYSIQLEEGLSATGMTDKVSWGLYISNFTFLVGVAAAAVMLVMPTYVLKDIDFKQAVLIGEGLAVAALIMCLAFVVADMGGPSVLWHMIPGIGVFNFPNSMLTWDVLVLNGYLFLNITIPFYILFRHYQGKESKKSVYLPGAILSVFWAVGIHLVTAFLYQGLQAKPFWNNALLGPRFLASAFAAGPALIILVLAIIRAFTEFKIKDKTIKKIAMVVTVAAQINLIMLVSELFKEFYAPTHHSESAYYLFFGLDGKTALLPWIWTAISMNVVATILLTFHKFRNNLKTLYFCCFLLFVAIWIEKGFGLIVPGFIPGPYGKIAEYTPTGIEIGVTLGIWAMGALVFTMLAKTAIYIELGKIKFKKKKKF; this is translated from the coding sequence ATGAAACAACTTAAAGTATTTAAAAGCTTAGTTAAAGATAGCTTAGACGTAATTACTAGTGGCTCAATTACCTACCATATTTGGATGGCTTCCTTAACCATTATTATGCTTACAGGAATGTATTGTTATTCCATTCAATTAGAAGAAGGTTTAAGTGCCACTGGAATGACAGACAAAGTAAGTTGGGGTTTGTATATTTCTAATTTTACCTTTTTAGTAGGAGTTGCAGCAGCAGCAGTTATGTTAGTAATGCCAACCTACGTTTTAAAAGATATCGATTTTAAACAAGCTGTTTTAATAGGAGAAGGTTTGGCAGTTGCTGCTTTAATAATGTGCTTGGCATTTGTTGTGGCAGATATGGGAGGGCCATCTGTTTTATGGCATATGATTCCTGGAATAGGAGTTTTTAACTTTCCTAATTCTATGTTAACTTGGGATGTTTTGGTATTAAATGGATATTTGTTTTTAAATATTACCATTCCTTTTTACATTCTCTTTAGACATTATCAAGGCAAAGAATCTAAGAAAAGTGTGTATTTACCAGGCGCAATCTTATCAGTCTTTTGGGCAGTGGGTATTCACTTAGTAACTGCATTTTTATACCAAGGTTTACAAGCAAAACCATTTTGGAACAATGCACTTTTAGGACCTCGTTTTTTAGCATCTGCATTTGCAGCTGGACCCGCATTAATTATTTTAGTATTGGCAATTATTAGAGCTTTTACAGAATTTAAAATTAAAGATAAAACCATTAAAAAAATAGCAATGGTAGTAACTGTTGCAGCTCAGATAAACTTAATAATGTTGGTTTCAGAATTATTTAAAGAATTTTATGCACCAACACACCATAGTGAAAGTGCCTATTATTTATTCTTTGGTTTGGATGGCAAAACAGCATTATTACCTTGGATTTGGACCGCCATTTCTATGAATGTAGTAGCAACTATTCTATTAACTTTTCATAAGTTTAGAAACAATCTTAAAACATTATATTTCTGTTGTTTCTTACTTTTTGTTGCAATTTGGATCGAAAAAGGATTTGGTTTAATAGTTCCTGGGTTTATCCCTGGACCTTATGGAAAAATTGCAGAATACACACCAACAGGTATAGAAATTGGAGTAACCTTAGGTATTTGGGCAATGGGTGCATTGGTATTTACAATGTTGGCCAAAACCGCAATTTATATCGAATTAGGAAAAATAAAATTTAAAAAGAAAAAGAAGTTCTAA
- a CDS encoding SDR family NAD(P)-dependent oxidoreductase, which produces MKKTAFITGATSGIGKATAEIFAKNNIRLILCGRRAERLQELSTKLRKLTQVTTLQFDVSKRNEVEKAIKSLPKEFQHIDILINNAGNAHGLSTFQDGNIDDWDAMMDINVKGLLYVSKAIIPQMVDRNNGFIVNIGSIAGKEVYPNGNVYCASKYAVNALNKGMRIDLNKHNIRVSAIHPGAVETEFSEVRFKGDIQKAKSVYTGYKALQAEDIADIIYFVVTRPYHVNIEDLVVYPTAQASATIMNRNS; this is translated from the coding sequence ATGAAAAAAACAGCATTTATTACAGGCGCAACTTCTGGAATTGGAAAAGCAACCGCAGAAATTTTTGCAAAAAATAATATTCGTTTAATTCTTTGTGGAAGAAGAGCAGAACGATTACAAGAACTTTCAACAAAATTAAGGAAACTTACCCAAGTTACTACTTTACAATTCGATGTTTCAAAAAGAAACGAAGTCGAAAAAGCAATAAAAAGTCTTCCAAAAGAATTTCAACACATAGATATTTTAATAAATAATGCAGGAAATGCACATGGTTTATCTACTTTCCAAGATGGAAATATAGACGATTGGGATGCAATGATGGATATTAATGTAAAAGGATTATTGTACGTTTCTAAAGCAATTATACCACAAATGGTAGATAGAAATAACGGATTTATTGTAAATATTGGTTCTATTGCAGGAAAAGAAGTGTACCCTAATGGAAACGTATATTGCGCTTCTAAATACGCTGTAAATGCGCTTAATAAAGGAATGAGGATTGATTTAAATAAGCATAATATTCGTGTTTCTGCAATTCATCCAGGAGCTGTAGAAACCGAATTTTCGGAAGTTCGTTTTAAAGGAGATATCCAAAAAGCAAAATCGGTTTATACAGGTTATAAAGCCTTGCAGGCAGAAGACATTGCAGATATTATTTACTTTGTAGTTACAAGACCCTATCATGTAAATATCGAAGATTTGGTGGTGTACCCAACTGCGCAAGCAAGTGCCACAATAATGAATAGAAATTCATAA
- a CDS encoding HD domain-containing protein, whose product MNIENLNKNWLELGQKYCKDFSLLNAIGRKIKKRYSERNRHYHNLNHIEFMLNLAKENRAAIKDFDALLFAIWFHDIIYKSRSKRNEKKSAKYAVKRLKNFNLKELKRNKIYKLILSTKKHKILVKTDLDNAFLLDFDLAIFGQDWNVYEAYTQKIRKEYKMFPNFLYRPARKKVLQGFLDRETLYFTEKYKNLFEKQARENLQRELNLYN is encoded by the coding sequence ATGAATATCGAAAACCTAAATAAAAATTGGTTAGAATTAGGTCAAAAATATTGCAAAGATTTTTCTTTGTTAAATGCTATTGGAAGAAAAATAAAGAAACGATATTCAGAAAGGAATAGACATTATCATAATTTAAATCATATCGAATTTATGCTAAACCTCGCCAAAGAAAATAGAGCAGCAATTAAAGATTTTGATGCGCTTCTTTTCGCCATTTGGTTTCATGATATTATTTACAAATCTCGCTCTAAAAGAAACGAAAAAAAGAGCGCTAAATATGCTGTAAAAAGACTAAAAAATTTCAATCTAAAAGAGTTAAAAAGAAACAAAATTTATAAACTAATTCTCTCTACAAAAAAACATAAAATACTTGTTAAAACAGATTTAGACAATGCTTTTCTGTTAGATTTCGATTTGGCGATTTTTGGTCAAGATTGGAATGTTTATGAAGCATATACCCAAAAGATAAGAAAAGAATATAAAATGTTTCCCAACTTTTTATACAGGCCAGCAAGAAAGAAAGTTTTGCAAGGTTTTTTAGACAGAGAAACATTATATTTTACAGAGAAATATAAAAATTTATTCGAAAAACAAGCAAGAGAAAATCTACAAAGAGAACTAAATCTTTACAATTAA
- a CDS encoding ATP-binding protein, whose product MINKRLLIKNLLSHNDENSFYDKKQQLTFDSKIGKAKFLKHVCALSNSNPNNNSFIVIGVEDEENKILGVDFFDDSKIQNLVNAYLNNPPKIEYENVPFPRLPRHKVVGLVTIYPNNKITSLLKNAWKYKKNTIFYRRGSNSMPFLGDNFELRNSNQKIVNSIEKNASNNIELTLNGVFDFINNHKPEYNPQYKVFNEQFVLCWAGKSKLINNEEFFSRVDIELINEQVKLFFSALDDVQISYNNNSFIVTEYIYLGLEKQEKYYPLEKTIINFKNNGKHDIVKEFLFEPPKFDIEIINHIYNNCNAIVQKIEENKPLYKAEYIDVLRLPTNYLICYLNGFLDVAEQLKKAKHYIKNLEDKTTYINYKEAMRVIRKVQYG is encoded by the coding sequence ATGATAAATAAACGCTTGCTTATCAAAAACCTACTCTCTCATAACGATGAGAATAGTTTTTATGATAAAAAGCAACAATTAACTTTCGATTCTAAAATAGGAAAAGCCAAGTTTTTAAAACACGTTTGCGCACTTTCTAACTCCAACCCAAATAACAATTCTTTTATTGTAATTGGTGTAGAAGACGAAGAAAATAAGATTTTGGGTGTCGATTTTTTCGATGATTCTAAAATACAGAATTTGGTAAATGCCTACTTAAATAACCCACCAAAAATTGAATATGAAAACGTGCCTTTTCCGCGTTTGCCAAGACATAAAGTGGTTGGTTTGGTTACAATTTATCCGAATAATAAAATAACATCGCTTTTAAAAAACGCTTGGAAATACAAGAAAAACACCATTTTTTACAGAAGAGGTAGTAATTCGATGCCATTTTTAGGAGATAATTTCGAGTTGCGGAATAGCAACCAAAAAATTGTAAATTCTATAGAAAAAAATGCCAGTAATAATATTGAATTAACATTAAATGGTGTGTTCGATTTTATAAACAATCACAAGCCAGAATACAACCCACAATACAAAGTTTTTAACGAGCAATTTGTGTTGTGTTGGGCAGGAAAAAGTAAACTTATTAATAACGAAGAATTTTTCTCTAGAGTAGATATAGAGTTGATAAACGAACAAGTGAAACTCTTTTTTTCGGCGTTAGACGACGTTCAAATTAGTTATAACAACAATTCTTTTATCGTTACAGAATACATTTATTTGGGTTTAGAAAAGCAAGAAAAATACTATCCCTTAGAAAAAACGATTATCAATTTTAAGAACAATGGCAAACACGATATTGTAAAAGAATTTCTCTTCGAGCCACCAAAGTTCGATATAGAAATTATCAACCATATATACAACAATTGCAATGCAATCGTCCAAAAAATAGAAGAAAATAAACCGCTTTATAAAGCGGAATATATAGATGTTTTACGATTGCCAACCAACTATTTAATTTGCTATTTAAACGGATTTTTAGATGTTGCAGAGCAATTGAAAAAAGCAAAGCATTACATTAAAAATTTAGAAGATAAAACCACTTATATTAATTATAAAGAAGCGATGCGTGTGATAAGGAAAGTACAGTATGGTTAG